The genomic window TCACCATCGTCTCCGCCGTCCTCGGCGGCACCCTCCTCGTCGTCGGTCCGTTCGTCGCCGGTGTCGCCCTTCTCGCCACCGCTCTCGCCCTCGTCATCGCCGGCGCCGTGCTCGTGCGCCGCCTGCGCGGTCCCGCCGCCGTCTGACCCCTCGCCGCCGTCGGCGGTGAGGTCTAGCCTCACCGCATGACCGCAGCGGTGCAGATCACCCCGGCCGCGCACGTGCCGTGGAGCGCCGTCGAGCAGGTGCTCGGCTCCGTCGGCGAGTCCTCGCACTGCTGGTGCCGCTGGTGGCTCAGCACCAACGCCGAGTACAGCGCCCTCGACGATGCGGCCCGCCAGGCCGCTCTGCAGTCCGACCTGGTTCGGGATGCCCCGCGCGGCCTGCTCGCCACCGTCGACGGCTCCCCTGCCGCCTGGGTCGGCGCCGCACCGCGCCCCGACTACGCCCGCTTGCCCCGCACGAGAGTGCTCGCCCAGGCGCTCCCCGGCACCGACTGGGCCGATGACAGCATCTGGAGCGTCGTCTGCTTCACCGTGCTGCCCGCCCACCGCCGCACGGGGCTCGCGACGGCGCTGCTCGGCGCCGCCGTCGAGGCCGCCCGCACCGCCGGAGCCACCGCCGTCGAGGGCTACCCGGTCGACACCGCGGTCGGAGGGCGCCGCAGCCCCGGCGCCCTGAACACCGGCACCC from Microcella daejeonensis includes these protein-coding regions:
- a CDS encoding GNAT family N-acetyltransferase; protein product: MTAAVQITPAAHVPWSAVEQVLGSVGESSHCWCRWWLSTNAEYSALDDAARQAALQSDLVRDAPRGLLATVDGSPAAWVGAAPRPDYARLPRTRVLAQALPGTDWADDSIWSVVCFTVLPAHRRTGLATALLGAAVEAARTAGATAVEGYPVDTAVGGRRSPGALNTGTLALFERHGFTEVGRAKADRPVVRLVL